The sequence TCTTCGCCGCGGTGAGGCTCTCACTGGTGAAGCAGAGCCAGAAGCGGCGCTGGCCAGGAAGCGTGCCCACCACCATGGAGCAGTCCATGCCGACCACCGGCATCGGCCCCTGCTGGAAGGAGAGCTGGGGTGCCGGCCCCCCGTAGGCCTGGATCTCCTTCTCCAGGGCCGGGATCAAGAGGTTCGGCACGAACGAGCCGAAGGGCTGGTCTTCGGGAGCGGGGGGCTTGGCGGCTGCCTTGGCGGCCGGTTTGGGCTTTGCCGGGGCTGCTTCGGCAGCCGCAGCGCTGCTTGGCTTGGGATTGCTGGCGTCACTCACCGACTCAGGCACCGACTCACGCCTCAACGAGGAATGGCCGAACTGTAGGGCGATTTCAGCGGCATCAAGGTGCTCAGGTCGCCTCGCTGATCACCACTCGTTCTGGAGCGGGCTGCCCCAGTCATCGCCTGACGCCGCAGCCGGCTGGCTGGCCCTGGGGGCCGCCTGCGCCGTGTGTTGCGCTGCTGCGTGGGCTGCGTGGGAGGCCGCGGTTTTGGCCCTGGCAGGGGCTGCGGCGGTGGCCCGGCGAATCACCCGGAAGGGCACGGCCACGGTGGGCACGGCCTCACCGGCCGCCCGGGTCGGCCCCGCCACTGGGGTGTCGAGAGGCGGCTGTGGGGCAGGAACGGGGGTGTTCCAGGGCTCCGGCTGGCCGGCGTCATCCCCTGCGTCGGGCTCAGGCCAGGGGCGCCCGCGGCTGCCGTTCTCCCGTTCCAGAGGCTGCCGCACCTGTCGCTGCAGGGGTCGCTGCTGGCCGGCGGCCAGGGCCAGGCCGGTGCCGAGGGCACTGAGGCCGGCTCCGGCCGTGGCCGCCACCATGATCCATACCCCGATCGGCAGGGCCGGCGAGGTCCAGATCAGCAGGCGCAGCGCCACGGCGGGCCTGGGGTTGAAGGCGCCGATCAGCAGGGCTGCCAGCAACGGGGCGAGCAGGGGGAGCAGCAGCAGCTGGCGCAGCAGGGGGGTCAAGGGTTCAGACCTGGGTGGGGATCCCTTCGGGCCGTGGCTCCAGCGTCCCCATCCCGCGGACCGGGCCCTGCCATCGCTGCAGGTCACCCAGGTCGTAGCCGAGCACGTCAAACACCCGGATCACCAGGAAATCCACCATGTCCTCAATCGTGCTGGGCTGCTGGTACCAGGCCGGCACGGGTGGGGCGATCCTGGCGCCCGCCTCGGCGAGGGCGGTGAGGTTGCGCAGATGCACCAGGTTCCAGGGGGTCTCCCGGGGACAGATCACCAGGGGCCGCCCCTCCTTGAGATGCACATCGGCCGCCCGCTCCACCAGATCGAGGGCCACTCCTGAGGCGATCCGCCCCACCGTGCCCATGGAGGCCGGCAGGATCACCATGCCCTTGGTGCGGTAACTGCCGCTGGCGATGCCGGCGGCCTGGTCGTTCCAGCGGTGGCAGCGCAGGCTGCCGCTCCGGCAGCCGGTCTGATGGCGCCAGAATTGCTCCTGAGCCTCCGGTTCGCTCGGCACCCGCAGGCCGAGCTCCGCCTGCCACACACCGATGGCGCCGCGGCTGGTGACCATCTCGACCCGTTCACCGGCCTGGAGCAGCAGCTGCAGAGCCCGCTGGGCCAGGGGCTGGGCGGAGGCCCCGGAAACGGCCAGCACGACGGGATCCATCGGTTCAGGCCTCGCTCAGCACGGCGACCGGGGTGAAGGGGTCGATCTCAGGATCCCCGCTCTCGGTGTCAGGGATGGCTGCCTCGCTGGAATCGGCGCCCTCTGCCATGGGAACGGCGAGATCGATCTGATGGCGCAGGGCATCCACCTTCTGGATCTCCACCTCCACGGCGTCGCCGAGCATGTAGGTGCGGCGGTTCTTGCGCCCCACCAGCCGGTTCTGGCGGGAGCGGTACTCGTACCAGTCGTCCTTGAGCGAACTCACGTGCACCAACCCCTCCACCTGGGAGGGCGGCACTTCCACGAAGAAGCCATAGCTCTGCACGCCGCTGATCACCCCGGGCAGCACCTGGCCGACGAGGGGCTCGGCCTGGCGCGCCTGGGCCATGGCCAGCAGATCCGCCTCGAACTCCACCAGAAAACGGCGACGCCCGTTGAGCCGCTGCAGCAGGCCCTGGTCCCTGGTCTGCTGGAACGGAGCAAGGGCGCTGTTGGGCAGCAACGCCCAGTCGATCGTGCCGTGACAGGAATCGGCGGCCAGGTCTACGCCGATCTTGTGGCGCACGCTGGGACGGTCCTTGCCTTCGCTGAGGAGCAGGGTCAGCAGCTGCTGGTTCCAGATGTCGACGTAGTGGAGGGTGGGGCAGCACCAGGGGGCCAGGGCCGCCGGCCTGCCATCGCGTTCCTCCTCGGAGAGTCCGGCCACGGCATGGCGACCGGGCTGCTCCGAGAGGCTCACCGGTTTCAGCACGCCTCGAAGCTGCTGCTGCAGGGGACGGCAGCGGTCGGTGGCAGCAAAGGCGGCCGCAAGTTCGGCCCCACTGGCGTGGCCCTCCTCACCGAGTTCGAGGGGGATGTCCAGAGCCAGGGCTGCCCGGGCCACGTCGTTGAGATCGGCGGCCTCGGGAGGCGGGTTCAGGGCGTAGATGGCGGGGAGGTTCAAGGCGCTGAGGTGATCGCCAAGGGCCATCTCGGCCATCAGGAAGGCCTCCCGCAGGATCGCCGTGGGGTGATGGGCCGGCAGCTCCACGAACCAGCCCTGCCCGCCGCCTTCA is a genomic window of Cyanobium sp. NS01 containing:
- a CDS encoding flavin prenyltransferase UbiX gives rise to the protein MDPVVLAVSGASAQPLAQRALQLLLQAGERVEMVTSRGAIGVWQAELGLRVPSEPEAQEQFWRHQTGCRSGSLRCHRWNDQAAGIASGSYRTKGMVILPASMGTVGRIASGVALDLVERAADVHLKEGRPLVICPRETPWNLVHLRNLTALAEAGARIAPPVPAWYQQPSTIEDMVDFLVIRVFDVLGYDLGDLQRWQGPVRGMGTLEPRPEGIPTQV
- a CDS encoding DUF2996 domain-containing protein, whose amino-acid sequence is MSDASNPKPSSAAAAEAAPAKPKPAAKAAAKPPAPEDQPFGSFVPNLLIPALEKEIQAYGGPAPQLSFQQGPMPVVGMDCSMVVGTLPGQRRFWLCFTSESLTAAKTVIVAESGAEPSQVESFLIDEKKVTLPLLVSRVVSRLNGQKWLGPN
- a CDS encoding LapA family protein — translated: MTPLLRQLLLLPLLAPLLAALLIGAFNPRPAVALRLLIWTSPALPIGVWIMVAATAGAGLSALGTGLALAAGQQRPLQRQVRQPLERENGSRGRPWPEPDAGDDAGQPEPWNTPVPAPQPPLDTPVAGPTRAAGEAVPTVAVPFRVIRRATAAAPARAKTAASHAAHAAAQHTAQAAPRASQPAAASGDDWGSPLQNEW